A genomic segment from Gossypium hirsutum isolate 1008001.06 chromosome D04, Gossypium_hirsutum_v2.1, whole genome shotgun sequence encodes:
- the LOC107899202 gene encoding IQ domain-containing protein IQM6 produces the protein MESYGYNHTPDTDKESKVFALPESCKNVNDNNILQTSNSLSENVNDNNVLQTSNSRSEKESHSDFSELGGQQYQAALKLQKVYRSFRTRRQLADCAVVAEQQWWKLLDFVELKRSSISFFEIEKPESAVSRWFRARKRAAKVGKGISKDEKARKLALQHWLEAIDPRHRYGHNLQFYYAKWLHCESKQPFFYWLDIGEGKEVLIENCPRSKLQHQCIKYLGPTERENFEVVIRSEKLVYKMSEILLDTTGGPEDVKWIFVLSVSKKLYVGLKKKGTFQHSSFLAGGATLSAGRLVVENGVVKAIWPHSGHYLPTEENFQEFISFLREHNVDLTNVKKSPYEEEETNSKKNNSLRSNEATVGGSQQQTEATNNGSSGQENSGTRKEDPTDTAPNVANKLTSSLSRVFLSKLSKLRIQKIHDVIGMIKTKTSSPSRRLEHQALSPSTEDGYETAEEILPEEEFLCTKINLFVEEDDEEDRKPIPKEKIMKRIDSHKGLKSYQLAQQLSSKWSTGAGPRISCMRDYPSELQFRVLEQAYLTPRSRNVNASPRTTSRFSPSILTPTSLCK, from the exons ATGGAGTCGTATGGTTATAACCATACTCCTGACACCGATAAGGAAAGTAAGGTGTTTGCTTTACCTGAGAGCTGTAAGAATGTGAATGACAATAACATATTGCAAACATCAAATAGCTTGTCAGAGAATGTGAATGACAATAACGTATTGCAAACATCAAATAGCCGGTCAGAGAAAGAGTCCCATTCAGACTTCTCAGAGCTAGGAGGGCAGCAATATCAGGCGGCATTGAAGTTGCAAAAGGTGTACAGAAGTTTCCGAACTAGGAGGCAGCTAGCAGATTGTGCAGTTGTTGCTGAGCAACAATG GTGGAAGCTATTAGATTTTGTGGAACTCAAACGAAGCTCTATATCTTTCTTTGAGATAGAAAAACCAGAATCTGCCGTTTCACGGTGGTTTAGGGCGAGAAAAAGAGCTGCTAAG GTTGGAAAAGGCATATCTAAGGATGAAAAGGCCCGAAAGCTTGCTTTGCAACACTGGCTTGAGGCG ATTGATCCTAGGCATCGTTATGGCCATAATCTTCAATTTTATTATGCCAAATGGCTTCACTGTGAAAGTAAACAACCCTTCTTTTATTG GCTTGACATAGGAGAAGGTAAAGAAGTCCTTATTGAAAATTGCCCTCGGTCAAAGCTTCAACATCAATGCATCAAGTATCTTGGTCCA ACTGAAAGGGAGAATTTTGAAGTAGTGATAAGGAGTGAAAAGTTGGTGTACAAGATGAGTGAGATACTTCTTGATACCACAGGAGGACCCGAAGATGTGAAGTGGATTTTTGTTCTCAGTGTTTCTAAGAAATTGTATGTTGGACTGAAAAAAAAGGGCACTTTTCAGCATTCAAGTTTTCTGGCCGGTGGAGCAACATTGTCTGCTGGAAGATTGGTTGTGGAAAACGGTGTCGTGAAG GCGATTTGGCCCCATAGTGGACACTACCTCCCAACAGAAGAGAATTTTCAGGAGTTCATATCATTTCTTCGGGAGCACAATGTTGACCTTACAAATGTGAAG AAAAGCCCTTATGAAGAGGAAGAAACAAATAGCAAAAAGAATAATAGCCTTCGAAGTAATGAGGCAACAGTAGGAGGGTCACAACAACAAACTGAGGCAACAAATAATGGAAGTTCAGGTCAAGAGAACAGTGGTACAAGAAAGGAAGACCCTACAGACACCGCCCCAAATGTTGCTAACAAATTAACGTCGAGCTTGTCTCGAGTATTTTTGTCAAAACTAAGTAAACTTCGCATACAGAAAATACATGATGTGATTGGCATGATCAAGACAAAAACGTCATCACCAAGTCGCCGCCTTGAGCATCAAGCATTATCACCAAGTACAGAAGATGGGTATGAAACAGCAGAAGAAATTTTACCTGAGGAAGAGTTTCTATGCACTAAGATCAATTTGTTTGTAGAAGAGGATGATGAGGAAGATCGCAAACCTATACCAAAggaaaaaataatgaaaaggataGACTCTCACAAAGGCTTGAAATCATATCAACTAGCTCAACAATTATCCTCCAAGTGGTCCACGGGGGCTGGGCCACGAATTAGCTGCATGAGGGATTATCCTTCTGAGCTTCAATTCCGGGTTTTAGAGCAAGCATACTTGACTCCGAGATCAAGAAATGTGAATGCCTCTCCTCGGACAACCTCACGTTTTAGCCCATCAATTTTGACTCCAACTTCATTATGTAAATAA